The proteins below are encoded in one region of Amycolatopsis acidiphila:
- a CDS encoding LamB/YcsF family protein, with the protein MKKLIDLNADAGESFGRWRLGDDEHLLPLVSSVNVACGWHAGDPATMRRSVELAREAGTALGAHPGLPDLAGFGRRSMALSPADAADACLYQYGALRGFADALGVPVAHVKPHGAFYGLTMRDPEVTDAIVQACRAVSPELIVVLLAGETAARAEAAGVRVAREAFADLEYDDNGHIIIEPQPLAKDPRACADRVLDILDGHVTSAGGKRVEVDADTICLHGDRPNAVEIAAAIRDRLAPAEVTVAPIAEVLAAR; encoded by the coding sequence ATGAAGAAGCTGATCGATCTCAACGCCGATGCCGGGGAGAGCTTCGGGCGGTGGCGCCTCGGCGACGACGAGCACCTGCTACCGCTGGTCAGCTCGGTGAACGTGGCCTGCGGCTGGCACGCCGGGGACCCGGCGACGATGCGCCGGTCGGTCGAGCTGGCGCGCGAGGCCGGGACGGCGCTGGGCGCGCACCCCGGGCTCCCGGATCTCGCGGGCTTCGGCCGGAGGTCGATGGCCCTCTCCCCGGCGGACGCGGCCGACGCGTGCCTGTACCAGTACGGCGCCCTGCGCGGGTTCGCCGACGCGCTCGGCGTACCGGTCGCGCACGTGAAGCCGCACGGGGCGTTCTACGGGCTGACCATGCGGGACCCGGAGGTGACCGACGCGATCGTGCAGGCGTGCCGGGCGGTGTCGCCGGAGCTGATCGTGGTGCTGCTCGCGGGCGAGACGGCTGCCAGGGCGGAGGCGGCGGGTGTGCGGGTGGCGCGCGAGGCGTTCGCCGACCTGGAGTACGACGACAACGGGCACATCATCATCGAGCCGCAGCCGCTGGCGAAGGACCCGCGGGCTTGCGCCGACCGGGTGCTGGACATCCTCGACGGCCACGTCACGTCGGCCGGCGGCAAGCGCGTCGAGGTGGACGCGGACACCATCTGCCTGCACGGGGACCGCCCGAACGCGGTCGAGATCGCGGCGGCGATCCGCGACCGCCTGGCCCCGGCGGAGGTGACGGTGGCGCCGATCGCGGAGGTACTCGCGGCGCGGTAG
- a CDS encoding glycoside hydrolase family 16 protein, protein MTVRTWVVLAAVSLLVAGCSGGAQPVVSDDFDGVSLDRASWVAYDGYNHASGETWRAAQCTVSGGVLRLHADDTGICGIASRTQKTYGKAEVRARFSAPAGRGLAPVFLFWPQNDEDWPQAGEIDWLECYDTTRQSFGSWIHYAGPSDSDESDRAGDFRVDMSQWHTYGVEWTSSAVRVSVDGQVWHVYTEHLPSGPMHLALQVNRIGPVSGEADVEIDWVRQSG, encoded by the coding sequence GTGACGGTGCGGACCTGGGTTGTGCTCGCGGCTGTGTCGTTGCTGGTGGCGGGTTGCTCGGGCGGGGCGCAGCCCGTGGTGTCGGACGACTTCGACGGCGTGTCGCTCGACCGCGCGAGCTGGGTCGCGTACGACGGGTACAACCACGCGTCGGGGGAGACCTGGCGGGCCGCGCAGTGCACGGTCTCGGGCGGGGTGCTGCGCCTGCACGCCGACGATACGGGGATCTGCGGGATCGCGTCGCGCACCCAGAAGACCTACGGGAAGGCGGAGGTCCGGGCGCGGTTCTCCGCGCCGGCGGGGCGCGGGCTGGCGCCGGTGTTCCTGTTCTGGCCGCAGAACGACGAGGACTGGCCGCAGGCGGGCGAAATCGACTGGCTGGAGTGCTACGACACGACCCGGCAGTCGTTCGGGTCGTGGATCCACTACGCCGGGCCGTCGGACAGCGACGAGTCCGACCGCGCCGGCGACTTCCGGGTCGACATGAGCCAGTGGCACACCTACGGCGTCGAGTGGACCTCCTCGGCGGTGCGTGTGTCGGTCGACGGGCAGGTGTGGCACGTGTACACCGAGCACCTCCCGAGCGGGCCGATGCACCTGGCGTTGCAGGTCAACCGTATTGGCCCGGTGTCGGGCGAGGCCGACGTGGAGATCGACTGGGTGCGGCAGTCCGGGTGA
- a CDS encoding 5-oxoprolinase subunit B family protein gives MKVSYCPAGDRYVLVEYGDAELDLRLNFFVVRALAGLTADPPPGFVEAAPGFRSILVHFDPARTSRAALLDHLAAVHELQPDVSSLVLPSRRISLPIAFDDSATRRAVELYAATIRAALYTEGGSNIDYIVAQNGLPDREALYDKVLGSEWWTAFTGFSPGLPFTFSLRAPTELSVPKYNPTRAWTPEGAVGMGGPCLAVFPVESPGSYQLIGRTVPIFDALAHNDVFAASPFLVRAGDRLRFFRVEEDELTEIRRLVLENRYRYEIAEEPFSVAGHLGRQ, from the coding sequence GTGAAGGTCAGCTACTGCCCGGCAGGCGACCGGTACGTGCTCGTCGAATACGGCGACGCCGAGCTGGACCTGCGCCTGAACTTCTTCGTCGTGCGCGCGCTCGCCGGGCTCACGGCGGATCCGCCGCCCGGTTTCGTCGAGGCGGCGCCGGGCTTCCGCTCGATCCTCGTCCACTTCGACCCCGCCCGCACCAGCCGTGCCGCCTTGCTCGACCACCTCGCCGCGGTGCACGAGCTTCAGCCGGACGTCTCGTCGCTCGTCCTGCCCAGCCGGCGGATCTCGTTGCCGATCGCCTTCGACGACTCCGCCACGCGGCGTGCCGTCGAGCTGTACGCGGCGACGATCCGCGCGGCGCTCTACACCGAGGGCGGCAGCAACATCGACTACATCGTCGCCCAGAACGGGCTGCCGGACCGGGAGGCGTTATACGACAAGGTGCTCGGCAGCGAGTGGTGGACCGCGTTCACCGGCTTCTCCCCCGGCCTGCCGTTCACGTTCTCGCTGCGCGCGCCGACGGAGCTGTCGGTGCCGAAGTACAACCCGACGCGCGCGTGGACGCCGGAGGGTGCGGTCGGCATGGGTGGCCCCTGCCTGGCGGTGTTCCCCGTCGAGTCGCCCGGCAGCTACCAGCTGATCGGCCGCACCGTCCCGATCTTCGACGCCCTCGCGCACAACGACGTGTTCGCCGCGTCGCCGTTCCTGGTGCGGGCCGGGGACCGGCTGCGGTTCTTCCGGGTCGAGGAGGACGAGCTGACCGAGATCCGCAGGCTGGTGCTGGAAAACCGGTACCGGTACGAGATCGCGGAGGAGCCGTTTTCCGTGGCCGGCCATCTGGGGCGGCAGTGA
- a CDS encoding 5-oxoprolinase subunit C family protein produces MTLEIIEPGTQVTIQDHPGRVGLQARGLFPAGPVDHLAFRLANVLVGNDPGAAGLEIPVGRFTARARFAGVVAFCGAGSPSLNGAPVPLWEALEVAPGDVLASGAPPGAGFRLYLAVSGGIDVPPVLGARALHTMGGIGGLDGRALIRGDLLPVGAGRGRKLRVPQSLRPVHHRDWELEVVRGPQADPQFLTAADWREFTSARWRVNLNSDRLGVLLNPHDFAWARDGAGLAGDHPSNVLDASYPLGGVIVNGDVPTILGPDGPSSGGFTVIATVVHAALWKVGQLRPGQDTVRFREVTPEAADALAAHTEFVLDPAHLDEV; encoded by the coding sequence GTGACCCTGGAGATCATCGAGCCGGGCACGCAGGTCACCATCCAGGACCACCCGGGCCGCGTCGGGCTCCAGGCGCGCGGGCTGTTCCCGGCCGGGCCGGTCGACCACCTCGCGTTCCGGCTGGCCAATGTCCTGGTGGGCAATGATCCAGGCGCGGCGGGGCTGGAGATCCCGGTGGGCCGGTTCACCGCGCGGGCGCGGTTCGCCGGAGTGGTCGCGTTCTGCGGCGCGGGCAGCCCGTCGCTGAACGGGGCGCCGGTGCCGTTGTGGGAGGCGCTGGAGGTCGCGCCGGGCGACGTGCTGGCCTCGGGTGCGCCGCCGGGGGCCGGTTTCCGGTTGTACCTGGCGGTTTCCGGCGGGATCGACGTGCCGCCGGTGCTGGGCGCGCGGGCGCTGCACACGATGGGCGGCATCGGCGGGCTCGACGGGCGAGCGCTCATCCGGGGCGATCTGCTGCCGGTCGGCGCGGGGCGCGGGCGGAAGCTGCGGGTGCCGCAGTCACTGCGGCCGGTCCACCACCGGGACTGGGAGCTCGAGGTGGTGCGCGGGCCGCAGGCGGACCCGCAGTTCCTGACCGCGGCGGACTGGCGCGAGTTCACGTCGGCACGGTGGCGGGTGAACCTGAACTCCGACCGGCTGGGGGTGCTGCTCAACCCGCACGACTTCGCATGGGCGCGCGACGGGGCGGGGCTCGCCGGGGACCACCCGTCGAACGTGCTGGACGCAAGCTACCCCCTCGGCGGAGTCATCGTGAACGGCGACGTGCCCACGATCCTCGGCCCCGACGGCCCCAGCTCGGGTGGGTTCACGGTGATCGCGACGGTCGTCCACGCGGCGCTGTGGAAGGTGGGGCAGCTACGGCCCGGGCAGGACACCGTGCGCTTCCGCGAGGTGACCCCCGAGGCGGCGGACGCGCTGGCGGCGCACACGGAGTTCGTCCTGGACCCGGCACATCTGGACGAGGTCTGA
- a CDS encoding OFA family MFS transporter — translation MWLPWVAMFAVSSFEYGWGAVEETLEDRYGWTLTDAFWLASIWAVFQAGVAFPAGRLREKGIVSARTAMVTGAICCGIGYFTIAHVGNLALAFVGYSVLGGIGAGLVYATCINMVGKWYPEKRGARVGFVNGAFAYGSVPIIYVFSYLMHPGNVSVILDVVGVYMLAAVLVCALMFRDPPKNWWPAHIDPLRWSAGGRTAAVRSLVKNPPAVRQFAPMEAIRSGMLPLMWVCMVVIGMVSLFGINFEVPFAKESGFGPFVVASSAGVLSIVNGTGRALVGWVSDTIGRRQTLTIVLVIAAIAQFGVLYAGNTHNLWLFMVAAFLTGFGSGAFYPLFATLVPDYFGENHNATNYGIVYSSKLVGGIGGGGVAAAVVVAWGYTGAYLLAGGCALLAALLSLFLRQPGRRSGRVQPVVEEIGGTAIAS, via the coding sequence ATGTGGCTGCCCTGGGTGGCCATGTTCGCGGTGAGCTCCTTCGAATACGGCTGGGGAGCCGTGGAGGAGACCCTGGAGGATCGGTACGGCTGGACGCTGACCGACGCTTTCTGGCTCGCCAGCATCTGGGCGGTCTTCCAGGCCGGGGTGGCGTTCCCGGCCGGGCGGCTCCGGGAGAAGGGCATCGTCTCCGCGCGCACCGCCATGGTGACCGGGGCGATCTGCTGCGGTATCGGCTACTTCACGATCGCGCACGTGGGCAACCTCGCGCTCGCGTTCGTCGGGTACTCGGTGCTCGGCGGGATCGGGGCCGGATTGGTCTATGCCACCTGCATCAACATGGTGGGCAAGTGGTACCCGGAGAAGCGGGGCGCGCGCGTGGGCTTCGTCAACGGCGCCTTCGCCTACGGCAGCGTGCCGATCATCTACGTGTTCTCCTACCTCATGCATCCGGGCAACGTGTCGGTGATCCTCGATGTCGTCGGCGTCTACATGCTCGCGGCCGTGCTGGTGTGCGCGCTGATGTTCAGGGACCCGCCCAAGAACTGGTGGCCCGCGCACATCGACCCGCTGCGCTGGTCGGCCGGCGGCCGCACCGCGGCGGTGCGCAGCCTCGTCAAGAACCCGCCCGCGGTGCGCCAGTTCGCGCCGATGGAGGCGATCCGCAGCGGGATGCTGCCGCTGATGTGGGTCTGCATGGTGGTCATCGGGATGGTGTCGTTGTTCGGCATCAACTTCGAGGTGCCGTTCGCGAAGGAGAGCGGGTTCGGCCCGTTCGTCGTCGCGTCGTCGGCCGGGGTGCTCTCGATCGTCAACGGAACCGGCCGGGCACTGGTGGGCTGGGTCTCCGACACGATCGGCAGGCGCCAGACGCTGACGATCGTGCTGGTGATCGCCGCGATCGCGCAGTTCGGCGTGCTGTACGCGGGCAACACGCACAACCTGTGGCTGTTCATGGTGGCCGCGTTCCTCACCGGGTTCGGCAGTGGCGCGTTCTACCCGCTGTTCGCCACGCTCGTGCCGGACTACTTCGGCGAGAACCACAACGCCACCAACTACGGGATCGTCTACAGCTCCAAGCTCGTCGGCGGCATCGGCGGTGGTGGCGTCGCCGCCGCCGTGGTCGTGGCCTGGGGCTACACCGGGGCATATCTGCTCGCAGGTGGGTGCGCGCTGCTCGCGGCGCTGCTCAGCCTCTTCCTCCGGCAGCCGGGCAGGCGGAGCGGGCGCGTCCAACCCGTCGTCGAGGAGATCGGCGGCACGGCGATCGCGAGCTGA
- a CDS encoding 5-oxoprolinase subunit B family protein — protein sequence MTTTDLVLPPARYEYGGDEFVFVEIDQAMSLEANFKAMTITAALRARSVPGVIDICPSNASYLIRLDPDVLHPAELVEQLRALEESATALTADQVLPTRVVDVPILYDDPWTRETLLRFRDRHQDPDATDLEYAARINGYAGVPQLIDALAGAPYIVTMLGFVPGLPFCYQMVPRDRQIEVPKYVRPRTDTPERAFGYGGAFSVVYPVRGAGGYQLFGIAPAPVLDVSQTLPDFRERSVFPRAGDVFRYRAIDRAEFDQVRAEVEAGTFAYRIREFEFSPAEFLADPDALNSELLEVLYR from the coding sequence GTGACCACGACCGACCTGGTGCTGCCGCCCGCCCGCTACGAGTACGGCGGCGACGAGTTCGTGTTCGTCGAGATCGACCAGGCGATGAGCCTGGAGGCGAACTTCAAGGCCATGACCATCACCGCCGCCCTGCGTGCGCGGTCCGTGCCCGGCGTGATCGACATCTGCCCGTCCAACGCCTCCTACCTGATCCGGCTCGACCCGGACGTGCTTCACCCCGCGGAGCTGGTGGAGCAGCTGCGCGCGCTGGAGGAGTCGGCGACCGCGCTGACCGCCGACCAGGTGCTGCCGACCCGCGTCGTGGACGTGCCGATCCTCTACGACGACCCGTGGACCCGCGAGACGCTGCTGCGCTTCCGCGACCGCCACCAGGACCCGGACGCGACAGACCTCGAGTACGCGGCCCGCATCAACGGCTACGCCGGGGTGCCGCAGCTGATCGACGCGCTCGCCGGTGCGCCGTACATCGTCACGATGCTCGGCTTCGTGCCCGGCCTGCCGTTCTGCTACCAGATGGTGCCCCGCGACCGGCAGATCGAGGTGCCCAAGTACGTCCGGCCGCGCACCGACACGCCGGAACGCGCGTTCGGCTACGGCGGCGCGTTCTCCGTGGTCTACCCCGTGCGGGGCGCGGGCGGCTACCAGCTGTTCGGCATCGCGCCGGCGCCGGTGCTCGACGTGTCGCAGACGCTGCCGGACTTCCGCGAGCGCAGCGTGTTCCCACGAGCGGGGGACGTCTTCCGGTACCGGGCGATCGACCGGGCGGAGTTCGACCAGGTGCGTGCCGAGGTCGAGGCCGGCACCTTCGCCTACCGCATCCGCGAGTTCGAGTTCAGCCCTGCCGAGTTCCTCGCCGACCCCGACGCGCTCAACAGCGAGCTGCTGGAGGTGCTGTACCGATGA
- a CDS encoding acetyl-CoA carboxylase biotin carboxylase subunit, whose product MRRVLVANRGEIALRIIRACHHAGFEAVAAYSDADTASRWVELADDAVHIGGSPAAKSYLNADAVLDAAKRSGADAIHPGYGFLAENAAFARRVAEAGLTFVGPPAEVIEKMGDKATARRMAQEAGVPVVPGSDPVTSVEAAEAAAAEVGFPLLVKASAGGGGRGIRPVGAPDELAAVLPTAQAEASAAFGDGTVYLERLIERARHIEVQVLADHHGNAVHAFERDCSVQRRRQKLIEEAPAPGLPAEVRTAITDAAVRLARHVGYRNAGTVEFLLAEDGQFHFIEMNTRIQVEHPITECVTGVDLVAEQLRIASGAPLSFAQDDLALTGAAVELRINAEDPDADFRPAPGELSVFDLPGGPGVRVDTGFTAGDRISPFYDSMIAKLVCWGATREEALSRARQAVAELRFEGVPSTAGLHARLLPQLAPGPVHTRWLEEWLR is encoded by the coding sequence ATGAGGCGGGTGCTGGTCGCGAACCGGGGCGAGATCGCGCTGCGGATCATCCGCGCGTGCCACCACGCCGGGTTCGAGGCCGTGGCCGCCTACTCCGACGCCGACACGGCGTCGCGGTGGGTCGAGCTCGCCGACGACGCCGTGCACATCGGTGGTTCGCCCGCGGCAAAGTCCTACCTCAACGCCGACGCCGTGCTCGACGCGGCGAAGCGGTCGGGCGCGGACGCGATCCATCCCGGCTACGGCTTTCTCGCCGAGAACGCCGCGTTCGCCCGCCGGGTCGCCGAGGCGGGCCTGACGTTCGTCGGGCCACCCGCCGAGGTCATCGAGAAGATGGGCGACAAGGCGACCGCGCGGCGGATGGCGCAGGAGGCCGGGGTGCCGGTGGTCCCGGGAAGCGACCCGGTGACCTCGGTCGAGGCCGCCGAAGCCGCCGCCGCGGAGGTCGGCTTTCCGTTGCTGGTCAAGGCTTCCGCCGGGGGCGGCGGGCGCGGGATCCGACCGGTCGGCGCGCCGGACGAGCTGGCCGCGGTGCTGCCGACGGCGCAGGCCGAGGCCTCCGCCGCGTTCGGCGACGGGACGGTGTACCTGGAGCGGCTGATCGAGCGGGCGCGGCACATCGAGGTGCAGGTGCTAGCGGACCACCACGGCAACGCGGTGCACGCCTTCGAACGCGACTGCTCGGTGCAGCGCCGCAGGCAGAAGCTGATCGAGGAGGCACCCGCGCCGGGCCTGCCCGCCGAGGTCCGCACGGCGATCACCGACGCGGCGGTCCGGCTCGCGCGGCACGTCGGGTACCGCAACGCGGGCACCGTGGAGTTCCTGCTGGCCGAGGACGGGCAGTTCCACTTCATCGAGATGAACACCCGGATCCAGGTGGAGCATCCGATCACCGAGTGCGTCACCGGGGTGGATCTGGTGGCCGAGCAGCTGCGGATCGCTTCCGGCGCACCGCTTTCCTTCGCGCAGGACGATCTCGCGTTGACCGGCGCGGCGGTCGAGCTGCGGATCAACGCGGAGGACCCGGACGCGGACTTCCGGCCGGCGCCGGGCGAGCTGAGCGTGTTCGACCTGCCCGGCGGCCCCGGCGTGCGGGTGGACACGGGCTTCACGGCGGGCGACCGGATCAGCCCGTTCTACGACTCGATGATCGCGAAGCTGGTCTGCTGGGGCGCCACCCGCGAGGAAGCCCTTTCCCGGGCCCGGCAGGCCGTGGCCGAGCTGCGCTTCGAGGGCGTGCCCTCGACCGCGGGGCTGCACGCCCGCCTGCTGCCGCAGCTCGCCCCCGGCCCGGTGCACACCCGCTGGCTGGAGGAGTGGCTCAGGTGA
- a CDS encoding KTSC domain-containing protein — MAHRRKARVVRWPVSSSVIKTVGYDPARRLLDVEFHNEHVYRYEGVESTVYAEFMAADSKGRFFNEHIQHGYEFERLT; from the coding sequence ATGGCGCACCGTCGTAAGGCCCGGGTCGTCCGCTGGCCGGTGTCCTCCTCGGTGATCAAGACTGTCGGCTACGACCCGGCCCGCAGGCTCCTCGACGTCGAGTTCCACAACGAGCACGTGTACCGGTACGAGGGTGTGGAGAGCACCGTCTACGCCGAGTTCATGGCGGCGGATAGCAAGGGCCGGTTCTTCAACGAGCACATCCAGCACGGGTACGAGTTCGAGCGCCTCACCTGA
- a CDS encoding 5-oxoprolinase subunit C family protein, whose amino-acid sequence MSELIVHSPGLSTTVQDTGRDGFYEIGMPPSGAMDQFSHRAANLLVGNPEGAATLEATYIGPKLEFTDSRIVAVTGAEAPLSLNGEPVPTWEAFAVKPGDVLSFAMITAGARPYIAVSGGIAVPEYLGSRSTYTLTGLGGLDGRKLAEGDRLPLGEASGARPGVRVPDELRPEHPSVTPLRTVVGLCSYRLTDAGMESFLGTEWKITKDADRVGYRLRGGKLDFVEREQPFGAGSDPANVVDLGYPVGSIQVPGGDEPIVLLNDAVTGGGYATIGTVVSADRDRIAQARTGDLVSFVPVDLAAALAARRDRRSRLDRIKSLVS is encoded by the coding sequence ATGAGTGAGCTGATCGTGCACTCCCCCGGCCTGTCCACCACGGTGCAGGACACCGGGCGCGACGGGTTCTACGAGATCGGGATGCCGCCGTCGGGCGCGATGGACCAGTTCTCCCACCGTGCGGCCAACCTGCTCGTCGGCAACCCCGAAGGCGCCGCCACGCTCGAAGCGACCTACATCGGGCCGAAGCTCGAGTTCACCGACTCGCGGATCGTCGCCGTGACCGGTGCGGAAGCGCCGCTGAGCCTCAACGGCGAACCGGTGCCGACGTGGGAAGCCTTCGCGGTCAAGCCGGGCGACGTGCTGTCGTTCGCCATGATCACCGCGGGCGCCCGGCCGTACATCGCCGTGAGCGGCGGGATCGCGGTGCCCGAGTACCTCGGGTCGCGCTCGACCTACACGCTCACCGGGCTCGGCGGTCTCGACGGGCGGAAGCTCGCCGAAGGCGACCGGCTCCCGCTCGGCGAGGCGAGCGGCGCCCGGCCCGGCGTACGGGTGCCCGATGAGCTGCGCCCGGAACATCCCTCGGTCACTCCACTTCGGACAGTCGTGGGCCTGTGCTCGTACCGGCTGACCGACGCCGGGATGGAATCGTTCCTGGGGACCGAGTGGAAGATCACCAAGGACGCCGACCGGGTCGGCTACCGGCTGCGTGGCGGAAAGCTCGACTTCGTCGAGCGCGAGCAGCCGTTCGGCGCGGGCAGCGACCCGGCGAACGTCGTCGACCTCGGCTATCCCGTCGGCTCGATCCAGGTGCCCGGCGGCGACGAGCCGATCGTGCTGCTCAACGACGCGGTCACCGGCGGCGGCTACGCGACGATCGGCACGGTCGTCTCCGCCGACCGCGACCGGATCGCACAGGCCAGGACCGGCGACCTGGTGTCGTTCGTCCCCGTCGACCTCGCCGCGGCGCTCGCCGCGCGACGCGACCGCCGCTCCCGGCTGGATCGCATCAAATCCCTTGTGAGCTAG
- a CDS encoding bifunctional phosphatase PAP2/diacylglycerol kinase family protein: MWRRLPAADRWVLRRLGAADTRALSVLPPLGRAANYGRLWWGVSAALAATGNRRARRAGLRGMIALGVASFAANVVSKQAVRRPRPPLELTPVGRRLRRIPVTTSFPSGHSASAAAFATGVALEWPLLAVPVGLLAAGVGASRVVTGAHYPTDVLAGFALGAGAGALTMWWWPRTPAGPADAALVAAPAAPTGEGVIVVVNSAAGSTNGDLVDLLRRRLPDAEIVQPEDGADLAKVLAEAAERGRVLGVAGGDGSINIAAKTAAEHDVPLFVIPAGTLNHFARDLGVENVEEAISAVQAGAASRIDLGCVDEHVFVNTCSTGVYTELVRYREKWEKRLGKWPAVLVGLVHLLRRTQPQNLVIDGRRRRVWMVFAGNGQYLPLGFAPTARPRLDDGLLDVRIVDAERPFARTRVALAVLLGTLRWSGPYEGTAVRELEITAPDGLLYLTLDGEFTSVDPAVRITKQPHALTVYRPR, translated from the coding sequence ATGTGGCGAAGACTGCCCGCGGCCGATCGCTGGGTCCTGCGGCGACTGGGCGCGGCCGACACCCGCGCGCTGAGTGTGCTGCCCCCGCTGGGCCGCGCGGCGAACTACGGGCGGTTGTGGTGGGGTGTCAGCGCGGCGCTCGCCGCCACCGGCAACCGCCGCGCGCGGCGGGCCGGGCTGCGCGGCATGATCGCGCTGGGAGTGGCCAGCTTCGCCGCCAACGTGGTGAGCAAGCAGGCCGTCCGCCGCCCCCGGCCACCGCTCGAGCTGACCCCGGTCGGCCGCCGCCTGCGCCGGATCCCCGTCACCACCTCGTTCCCGTCGGGGCACTCCGCCTCGGCCGCCGCGTTCGCGACCGGCGTCGCCCTCGAATGGCCGCTGCTCGCCGTGCCGGTCGGCCTGCTCGCCGCGGGCGTCGGCGCCTCGCGCGTGGTCACCGGCGCGCACTACCCCACCGACGTGCTCGCCGGGTTCGCGCTCGGTGCGGGTGCCGGTGCCCTGACGATGTGGTGGTGGCCGCGCACCCCGGCCGGCCCCGCCGACGCCGCCCTGGTCGCCGCGCCCGCCGCGCCCACCGGCGAGGGCGTCATCGTGGTGGTGAACTCCGCCGCGGGCAGCACCAACGGCGATCTCGTGGACCTGCTCCGGCGGCGGCTGCCGGACGCGGAGATCGTCCAGCCCGAGGACGGCGCCGATCTCGCGAAGGTGCTGGCCGAGGCGGCCGAGCGCGGCCGCGTCCTCGGCGTCGCGGGCGGGGACGGTTCGATCAACATCGCCGCGAAGACCGCCGCCGAGCACGACGTCCCGCTGTTCGTGATCCCCGCCGGCACGCTCAACCACTTCGCCCGCGACCTGGGCGTGGAAAACGTCGAAGAGGCGATCTCCGCGGTGCAGGCCGGTGCCGCGAGCCGGATCGACCTCGGCTGCGTCGACGAGCACGTGTTCGTCAACACCTGCAGCACCGGGGTGTACACGGAACTGGTGCGCTACCGCGAGAAGTGGGAGAAACGGCTCGGGAAGTGGCCTGCCGTCCTGGTCGGCCTCGTGCACCTGCTGCGCCGGACCCAACCGCAGAACCTGGTGATCGACGGGCGGCGGCGCCGGGTGTGGATGGTGTTCGCGGGCAACGGCCAGTACCTGCCGCTCGGCTTCGCGCCGACGGCCCGCCCCCGGCTGGACGACGGGCTGCTCGACGTCCGGATCGTCGACGCCGAACGGCCGTTCGCCCGCACCCGGGTCGCGCTGGCGGTGCTGCTCGGCACGCTGCGCTGGTCCGGCCCCTACGAGGGCACCGCCGTGCGCGAGCTCGAGATCACCGCGCCCGACGGCCTGCTGTACCTGACCCTCGACGGCGAGTTCACCAGCGTCGACCCGGCAGTGCGGATCACCAAGCAGCCCCACGCGCTCACGGTGTACCGGCCCCGCTGA
- a CDS encoding alpha/beta hydrolase, whose amino-acid sequence MRFTSEQRFDDGVLEREFTLGEVPGILWTRGSAPAPLILLGHPGGLHKMYPRLVARGRHCAAEGFAAATIELPGSGERPRSAAAEEARADLRRALAAGEPVDDEIVERLVLPLVEKAVPEWRAVLDVLLSLPEIGGPVGYAGGVIAIGLRLAVVEPRISAALLFAGSFVPRAMFEEARQVTIPLHVLLQWDDEGNDRQLALDLFDAFGSTEKTLHANLGGHTGVPQFEGDAGNRFFARHLK is encoded by the coding sequence ATGCGATTCACTTCCGAACAGCGCTTCGACGACGGTGTCCTCGAACGCGAATTCACCCTCGGTGAGGTCCCCGGCATCCTGTGGACGCGGGGGTCCGCACCGGCCCCGCTGATCCTGCTCGGCCATCCCGGCGGACTGCACAAGATGTACCCGCGGCTGGTGGCCCGGGGCCGGCACTGCGCGGCGGAGGGCTTCGCCGCGGCCACCATCGAGCTTCCCGGGAGCGGTGAGCGACCCCGTTCCGCCGCCGCCGAGGAGGCCCGCGCCGACCTGCGCCGGGCGCTGGCGGCCGGCGAGCCGGTCGACGACGAGATCGTCGAGCGGCTTGTCCTTCCGCTGGTGGAAAAGGCGGTCCCGGAATGGCGGGCCGTCCTGGACGTCCTCCTTTCGCTGCCCGAGATCGGTGGCCCGGTCGGGTACGCGGGAGGGGTGATCGCCATCGGCCTCCGGCTGGCGGTGGTCGAGCCGCGCATCTCGGCCGCCCTTCTGTTCGCCGGGAGTTTCGTGCCTCGCGCCATGTTCGAGGAGGCCCGCCAGGTCACCATTCCGCTGCACGTGCTGTTGCAGTGGGACGACGAGGGAAACGACCGGCAGCTGGCCCTGGACCTGTTCGACGCGTTCGGCTCCACGGAGAAGACGTTGCACGCCAATCTGGGCGGGCACACCGGCGTCCCGCAGTTCGAGGGGGACGCCGGGAACCGGTTCTTCGCCCGGCACCTGAAGTGA
- a CDS encoding acetyl-CoA carboxylase — MGTIKATMPGVFYRRPSPDADPYVEEGGSYTPGQTIAVIEVMKTFNELKAEEAGTVRRFLIDDGDEVSMGQDIAEVGE, encoded by the coding sequence ATGGGAACGATCAAGGCCACCATGCCCGGTGTGTTCTACCGCCGCCCCTCGCCCGACGCCGACCCGTACGTCGAGGAGGGCGGCAGCTACACGCCCGGCCAGACCATCGCGGTCATCGAGGTGATGAAGACCTTCAACGAGCTCAAGGCCGAGGAGGCGGGCACGGTCAGGAGGTTCCTCATCGACGACGGCGACGAGGTCTCGATGGGACAGGACATCGCCGAGGTCGGCGAATGA